The region AATACCAAATCCCCCATTTCTTTTGAACGAAATGTAGCAATTCTTCAAACGCTCCCCACAAAATGGACGTGACCCGTATTCAGCTCAAAGTCGCGGGCGTCATGAAGAACGCTCCGGCGCAGAGCCACTTCAGGCCGCAGGCCTTGATCAGTTTTATTACGCTTCGAAATTTCATGGGTAACCCGATCGGAGGAAATAACCGGGTTTGGAACCCCGGCTGGACCTATGTGATGCTTAAAGATGGTGTTGAACCTCAGGAGCTAGAAGGGCAGTTTCCGGAATTCGTTGAGAAATACTACCCCGAGTTCATGGCGGGGCAAACGAGCTTTTATTTGATGCCTCTGCCCGATATTCACCTCGAATCGCACCTCGAGTACGAGATCAGGCCGAATCACGAGCGGTCGTACCTCTATATTCCGGGTGCTATAGGACTGATCATTTTAGTCATTGCAGCGACCAACTTCACCAACTTGGCCACGGCACGGAGCACGCGGCGCGCACGTGAAGTGGGTGTTCGAAAAGTGCTTGGGGCTCAGAGATCTCAATTGGTTGGGCAGTTCTTGGCGGAATCGGTGTTGCTGACCATCGTGGCGGTGATCCTGAGTTTGGCCTTGATACAGATATTGCTGCCCGGATTCAATAACATTGCTTCGAAAGAGCTAGAGTTTGCTCGCCTTTTTGATGGTGAGTTTCTGCTGTTCATTGAGGCCAGTACGATTGTTCTCGGCCTTGCGGCCGGATTATACCCCGCGGTGTTCCTAAGTGGTTTTGAGCCGGTGAAGGTGCTCAAGGGCGGGTCATCCGGAAAAGGCAAGAACTCATTCCGAAGGGTCCTCGTGGTATTGTAGTTCACCTTATCCGCGGCACTGATCGTGGGTACGCTCATGGTCAACAGCCAATTTCGGTTCATGCAGGAAAAAGATCCCGGATTCGACGAATCGAGCGTTATCGTGATGTCGACCAAGCAGCAAATACTTCAGCAATTCGAGGCATTCAGAACGGAGGTTTTGGCCGATGAAAGTATTGAGAGCGTGACGGTGATGAACGACATCATTGGCGAAGATCACAACGTATTCGAATACAACTACGAAGGGATGCAGCCCGATAAGTGGCAATATCTACCTTCGCTGATTGTCGATGCGCATTTCGTTTCTACAATGGGATTGGAGCTCGTGGCCGGGCGCGACTTTAACGAGGACATTAAATCTGACGACACGGCCGCCGTGTTGGTGAACGAGACCTTGGTTCGGGAAATGGGCTGGGGTACCCCTCAAGAGGCTTTGGGTCAGCGCATGACCACACCTCGAGGCCGAGAACGAGTGGTTGGGGTGCTGAAGGACTTTCACTACGTTTCGCTCAACGAGCCCGTTCGCCCTTTCGTGCTCGATATGATCAAGCAACAGGGCTTTTGGATCCAAGAGTTTGCGGTTCGCGTTAAACCGGGCATGGATCAGCAAGCCATTGCTCATTTAGAAGAGGCGTGGGGTAAGTTCGGACCACAGTTTCCTTTTGAGTACTTCTTTTTGGAAGATCGGCTCGACACGCTTTATCAAGGTCAGAACACCTTGCGTATTTTAGTTGGGCTCTTTAGCATAGTAGCTATTGTGATCTCGTGTATTGGCTTGTTTGCCCTCACCTCATTGAGTGTGGAACAGCGAACCAAAGAGATCGGTTATTCGCAAGATCCTCGGTGCTGAAGCAGGATCACTTATTCGGTTGATCGCGCGTGAGTTCCTGACATTGGTTTTGATCGCCTTCTTGATCGCGGTTCCCTTTGCCTATTGGGGGCTAAATAATTGGCTCGAAAGCTTCGCCTACAGAATCGATTTCGATTGGTCGGCAGTGTTAGTGGCTGGATTGTTATCGATCTCTATTTCGGCCCTCACCATCAGCTATCATGCATGGAAAGTTACGCGTACCGATCCGGTGAATAGTCTGCGGTACGAATAGTATCTTTGCGCCCATGAACAGGGCGATCCCTCTTATGGAGGATTTTTACACGATCCAGGGCGAAGGTGCTCATAGTGGTACCGCCGCGTACTTCCTTCGTTTGGGCGGATGCGACGTGGGTTGTATGTGGTGCGATGTAAAAGAAAGCTGGGATCCGGCTGCACATCCGGCCGTTGAGGCCGAAGAAATGCTCCGCCGCGTGCAGGAATCGAAAGCTGAAATCGTTGTCATTACCGGTGGAGAACCGTTGATGTACAATTTGACGGATTTGACCGCTGAGCTTCAAAATGCCGGATTGTACACGCACGTGGAGACTTCCGGAGCACATCCGCTGAGTGGGAACTGGGACTGGGTCACGTTTTCACCGAAGAAGTTCAAAGCTCCGCTCGACGACTTTTACCGGGCTGCGGACGAACTAAAGGTCGTTGTGTACAATAAGCACGACCTTCAGTGGGCCGAAGAGCACGCCGCCAAGGTGAGGGGCAAATGCCAGCTGTATTTACAACCCGAATGGGACCGTCGGCACCAAATGATGCCGCTGATCGTTGATTATGTAAAGGAACATCCGCGCTGGCATATTTCGTTGCAAACCCACAAATACCTCGACATCCCTTGATTCGTTCGATCTCATTATTTCTGTTGTGTGTTGTTTCACTTTCTCTGAATGCTCAATCCAGACAGAGCATACGAGACGTGGAGTATGCGCGTCAGGCGATGAGTCAAAACCGACAGTATGAAGCCGAGGAATATTTACTCAAGGCGATCAAACGCGATCCCGATTACCGCGACGCGCATTTGATGCTCGGCGAACTGTGTTTGAGAAAAGATGATTTTGAATGTGCTCTGCGCGAATTCGATGAGGTGTTGATCATTGAACCCGGTTACTTTTTAGGACTATATCGGCGCGGTTACGCCTTCTACCTCAACGAGGAATTCGCTCTGGCGAT is a window of Flavobacteriales bacterium DNA encoding:
- a CDS encoding FtsX-like permease family protein, with protein sequence MDVTRIQLKVAGVMKNAPAQSHFRPQALISFITLRNFMGNPIGGNNRVWNPGWTYVMLKDGVEPQELEGQFPEFVEKYYPEFMAGQTSFYLMPLPDIHLESHLEYEIRPNHERSYLYIPGAIGLIILVIAATNFTNLATARSTRRAREVGVRKVLGAQRSQLVGQFLAESVLLTIVAVILSLALIQILLPGFNNIASKELEFARLFDGEFLLFIEASTIVLGLAAGLYPAVFLSGFEPVKVLKGGSSGKGKNSFRRVLVVL
- a CDS encoding ABC transporter permease; this translates as MGTLMVNSQFRFMQEKDPGFDESSVIVMSTKQQILQQFEAFRTEVLADESIESVTVMNDIIGEDHNVFEYNYEGMQPDKWQYLPSLIVDAHFVSTMGLELVAGRDFNEDIKSDDTAAVLVNETLVREMGWGTPQEALGQRMTTPRGRERVVGVLKDFHYVSLNEPVRPFVLDMIKQQGFWIQEFAVRVKPGMDQQAIAHLEEAWGKFGPQFPFEYFFLEDRLDTLYQGQNTLRILVGLFSIVAIVISCIGLFALTSLSVEQRTKEIGYSQDPRC
- a CDS encoding FtsX-like permease family protein; translation: MWNSEPKRSVIRKILGAEAGSLIRLIAREFLTLVLIAFLIAVPFAYWGLNNWLESFAYRIDFDWSAVLVAGLLSISISALTISYHAWKVTRTDPVNSLRYE
- a CDS encoding 7-carboxy-7-deazaguanine synthase QueE, producing the protein MNRAIPLMEDFYTIQGEGAHSGTAAYFLRLGGCDVGCMWCDVKESWDPAAHPAVEAEEMLRRVQESKAEIVVITGGEPLMYNLTDLTAELQNAGLYTHVETSGAHPLSGNWDWVTFSPKKFKAPLDDFYRAADELKVVVYNKHDLQWAEEHAAKVRGKCQLYLQPEWDRRHQMMPLIVDYVKEHPRWHISLQTHKYLDIP